A stretch of Besnoitia besnoiti strain Bb-Ger1 chromosome III, whole genome shotgun sequence DNA encodes these proteins:
- a CDS encoding carrier superfamily protein (encoded by transcript BESB_046120), with protein sequence MESGSEFCKLGKSLDPGVSYFTDASWANLLAGGCTGLFVDAVLFPLDVFKTRKQAETSRCRQANPSTAFSHPRSSQTGAASGLSAATSAAGTTCTPTSTPTAGSAAAELRSQPSSASSSRSSNTSSASATLFAVSGGAAAHSHAPANSSRQSQPFCASSSSSPSSSSTAGKAGASAQSSSVLSQSPHESQNANGGRGLNSVAALQATRTVASGGCSGFHTGLVAASEATGLNCVLEKRGKIPTAAASSVLRASGAGGQHCSDRPKLATSFFPSRLSGGFGIFSRMIHRYYPGFGALAVGTFPSSALFFVTYEGSKQFLAKQEAGQRLSPALTYVVCSTVAEFASCCVRTPFEMLKQQMQLGMHLTTTGAIQAIWRRDGWQGFFVGFNATIVRDLPFVGVEMALWEYLKKYFCSMPGVSDSAALTSISSGLAGLLAGGGAAVATTPLDVVKTRLMTQEEGRYQYRGYFDCFSSILRREGPGALFLGLKLRVIWVALGGALFFGGYDAFKSIYLRMLTGKRSALPNTAGYSSSTKGDTGFGVGVAGEALRVEGELNATEGRAAVATLAAETQE encoded by the exons ATGGAGAGCGGCTCTGAGTTTTGTAAGTTGGGGAAGTCTCTGGATCCAGGTGTGAGCTATTTTACCGACGCTTCAT GGGCGAACCTGCTTGCCGGTGGTTGCACAGGCCTCTTTGTTGACGCCGTGCTGTTCCCGCTCGACGTCTTCAAAACTCGGAAACAGGCGGAAACGTCTCGGTGTCGTCAAGCGAATCCGTCAACTGCGTTTTCGCATCCTCGATCGTCTCAAACAGGGGCGGCATCCGGCTTGAGCGCGGCTACGTCCGCTGCTGGTACTACTTGTACTCCGACGTCGACCCCGACAGCGGGTAGTGCCGCGGCAGAGTTACGGTCTCAGCCGTcgtccgcttcttcgtctcgttCGTCTAACACGTCGTCCGCCTCAGCCACCctgttcgccgtctccgggGGGGCTGCAGCGCATTCACATGCTCCAGCTAACTCTTCACGTCAAAGTCAGCCTTTCTGTGCatcctcgagctcctccccttcttcttcctctacTGCCGGGAAGGCCGGCGCTTCAGCGCAGTCGAGTTCTGTCCTTTCTCAGTCGCCACACGAGAGTCAAAACGCGAATGGAGGGAGGGGGCTGAACTCAGTGGCAGCTCTCCAGGCGACCAGGACTGTTGCGAGCGGCGGCTGTTCAGGATTCCACACAGGCCTCGTGGCGGCATCGGAGGCGACAGGCCTCAATTGCGTTCTGGAGAAACGCGGCAAAATCCCGACGGCCGCAGCTAGCAGCGTCCTGAGGGCATCGGGGGCGGGCGGACAGCACTGCTCCGACCGACCGAAACTGGCCACGAGCTTTTTCCCCTCGCGCCTCAGTGGAGGTTTTGGAATTTTCAGTAGAATGATTCACCGCTACTACCCCGGATTCGGTGCTCTCGCGGTTGGAACTTTTCCATCGtctgctctcttcttcgtcactTACGAAGGATCCAAGCAGTTTCTGGCAAAGC aagaagcaggccAGCGACTGAGCCCCGCGCTGACCTACGTGGTATGCAGCACGGTGGCAGAATTCGCGTCGTGCTGCGTTAG AACGCCTTTTGAGATGCTGaagcagcagatgcagctcGGGATGCATTTGACGACGACCGGCGCGATACAGGCGATTTGGCGGCGAGATGGCTGGCAAGGCTTCTTTGTCGGGTTTAACGCGACGATTGTGAGGGATCTCCCGTTCGTCGGTGTCGAAATGGCGCTGTGGGAGTATTTGAAAAAATACTTCTGCTCTATGCCCG GTGTCTCCGACAGCGCTGCCTTGACTTCAATCTCCTCCGGCTTGGCTGGTCTCCTCGCGG GCGGTGGAGCTGCAGTGGCTACGACCCCTTTGGATGTGGTGAAGACACGCTTGATGACTCAGGAGGAAGGCCGATATCAG TACCGAGGCTACTTTGACTGTTTTTCTTCGATTCTGCGACGGGAAGGTCCAGGAGCTCTCTTCCTGGGACTGAAGCTGCGCGTGATTTGGGTAGCGCTGGGCGGAGCCTTGTTCTTCGGGGGTTACGACGCGTTCAAGTCCATCTATCTTCGCATGCTGACTGGAAAGAGGAGTGCATTGCCCAACACTGCCGGCTACTCGTCGTCCACGAAGGGCGATACTGGGTTCGGGGTCGGGGTGGCGGGGGAAGCTCTGAGAGTCGAAGGCGAACTCAACGCGACGGAAGGGCGGGCGGCTGTCGCTACCCTGGCGGCGGAAACTCAAGAGTGA
- a CDS encoding hypothetical protein (encoded by transcript BESB_046130) yields MGCTQSTPGQACSCLPSSPVTRKAACATGPSLSLRQRVAAGGFSCIRNSHQSALEDGDGAAIQIIGKPREEGNSESVSEEGAHATTAPAAALGVAAQEVENSPAGARRSLRQSLSLKLNSRKLSFRSFLRSSGSGDSVPSSQDAASPPDTKVACDTLSSETAAQANCKNTSLSAADASAFFKAFNGVSRNALTTKNEEAIQFGNDGVASDDEPSTEEMRAVWCVMKASGADNAAQKIEWLHRLEWLLVKLNPMESNHPTRRALLEARVLELCLGCLRENHDDAGMCVSALAILVHMSLNDETSNKLASSNGLEDISLLLKKYYSRCQEHARGKCQGTASKATNETTSSDKSNADQVIPGDCGSMEDNSAARLTETSGPETPLEGSEQNGSERRAPEEDVEMAKSVAQQGDEAELLAVELVTLVWRLIFATSLDGDEYAQKWVKAGAAEPAIDSVASDLDVFCSDTYVCWVFGALRFLPLDNAELCEDFVQRRKLFEWTLKKMEMHHEEALVLENGFAVLANYQRNQPVHAEILSKLPRVWNKCLSWLKTDSMIRVPDVVYQGLYTVGLACSYCPSACISLREAEGMEFADKVVALYGASVNGEGQKETSPGNENAWSSNDKHVNVLQFAEGLRRLLLPAAISPTGLTAICQEPIQEADEEESDGDKEGVMAIPPETTIPCQHTQEESDLRSSAPEITAKTTPSLPSQVPEKHNESPGERDHTGDELTREPDSDGAQPTGSNDMTPLPVFRLSSRSVTPEMDTTLEEKRTPELPSPSASDINEVCSEGTSAVVSPDREQSLPQTDTCSIEPVVPKEAAPAVSVEQLQNAGEDRMLKEPDTASCAVEARPASCATAPSEAETEGGAGSPEPSCTSPDLAADRLEPEPHATEAI; encoded by the exons ATGGGTTGCACCCAGTCGACTCCTGGACAGGCCTGCTCATGCTTGCCTAGCAGCCCCGTCACAAGGAAAGCCGCGTGCGCTACTGGCCCTTCACTAAGTCTGCGGCAGAGGGTTGCTGCTGGTGGTTTTTCCTGTATAAGAAACTCTCATCAGTCAGCCctcgaagacggcgacggagcGGCGATACAGATCATAGGGAAACcccgagaagaaggaaactcGGAGTCTGTGTCCGAGGAGGGAGCTCATGCCACaacagcgccggcagcagctctGGGAGTTGCGGCGCAGGAGGTTGAAAACTCTCCCGCAGGTGCCCGTCGCTCACTACGCCAGAGCCTGAGCCTGAAGCTGAACAGCAGGAAGCTCAGTTTCCGGAGTTTCCTTCGTTCTTCTGGGAGCGGAGATAGCGTCCCAAGTTCGCAAGATGCTGCTAGTCCCCCCGACACGAAGGTCGCCTGTGATACACTGTCTTCTGAGACGGCGGCACAGGCCAACTGCAAGAACACTTCGCTTTCGGCGGCCGATGCGTCAGCATTCTTCAAGGCCTTCAATGGAGTATCCAGAAATGCTTTGACAACTAAGAACGAAGAAGCGATACAATTCGGAAATGACGGGGTGGCGTCAGATGATGAGCCGTCAACGGAAGAGATGCGCGCCGTATGGTGCGTCATGAAAGCAAGCGGAGCAGACAATGCCGCACAAAAAATCGAGTGGCTACATCGCCTCGAATGGCTCCTGGTGAAACTAAATCCTATGGAGTCGAACCATCCA acACGTCGCGCGCTATTGGAGGCCAGAGTTTTGGAGCTTTGCCTTGGCTGTCTCCGGGAGAATCATGATGATGCAGGCatgtgcgtctctgcgctggcTATTCTCGTTCACATGTCTCTAAATGATGAGACGTCGAACAAGCTGGCCTCTTCTAAT GGCCTAGAGGATATCTCACTCCTGTTGAAGAAGTACTACAGCCGATGCCAAGAGCATGCAAGAGGCAAATGCCAAGGCACTGCAAGCAAAGCTACAAATGAGACAACTTCTTCAGATAAGAGTAATGCTGATCAGGTCATCCCTGGTGATTGTGGCAGCATGGAGGATAATAGTGCGGCTAGACTCACAGAGACAAGCGGGCCTGAGACACCACTAGAAGGATCTGAGCAAAACGGGAGCGAGCGCAGGGCACCGGAGGAGGATGTGGAAATGGCTAAATCTGTGGCGCAGCAAGGTGACGAGGCTGAACTCCTTGCAGTCGAGCTCGTCACTCTCGTATGGCGTCTGATATTTGCCACTAGCTTAGACGGAGATGAGTACGCACAA AAATGGGTAAAAGCTGGCGCGGCCGAACCAGCTATTGACAGCGTTGCCTCGGACCTCGATGTTTTCTGCTCGGATACGTACGTGTGCTGGGTATTTGGCGCTCTCCGGTTCCTTCCCCTTGATAATGCTGAGCTGTGCGAGGACTTCGTTCAGCGTCGGAAGCTTTTTGAGTGGACCCTTAAGAAAATGGAGATGCACCATGAGGAAGCTCTTGTGCTTGAAAATGGATTTGCCGTGCTTGCCAACTACCAGCGTAACCAGCCTGTTCACGCAGAAATTTTGTCCAAGCTTCCACGG GTCTGGAATAAATGCCTTTCGTGGCTCAAGACAGACTCAATGATTCGCGTGCCGGACGTGGTATATCAGGGCTTGTACACAGTGGGCCTGGCCTGCTCGTACTGCCCTTCTGCCTGCATCAGCCTTCG agaggcagaaggtATGGAGTTTGCGGATAAGGTTGTTGCGCTATACGGAGCGAGCGTGAACGGAGAAGGGCAAAAGGAAACATCACCTGGCAACGAGAACGCGTGGTCATCGAACGACAAACATGTGAACGTCCTCCAGTTTGCTGAAGGTCTGCGACGCCTCCTCTTGCCTGCCGCTATCTCGCCTACGGGTTTGACGGCTATCTGTCAGGAACCAATCCAGGAGGCTGACGAGGAAGAATCCGACGGGGACAAAGAAGGCGTTATGGCCATTCCACCAGAAACGACGATTCCCTGCCAACACACtcaggaggagagcgacctgcgctcttcggcgcctgaAATAACGGCAAAAACGACACCATCGCTTCCATCGCAGGTGCCTGAGAAACACAATGAATCCCCTGGGGAACGCGACCATACAGGTGATGAGCTCACCCGCGAACCGGACTcagacggcgcgcagcccaCAGGGTCAAACGATATGACCCCATTGCCAGTATTTCGCTTAAGTTCTCGATCGGTCACGCCGGAAATGGATACAACACTCGAGGAGAAGCGCACACCAGAGCTCccgtctccttctgcttctgaTATTAACGAGGTATGCTCCGAAGGGACATCAGCAGTCGTCTCTCCCGACCGAGAGCAAAGCCTGCCGCAGACAGATACATGCTCGATCGAGCCGGTGGTTCCCAAAGAGGCGGCACCCGCGGTGTCTGTTGAGCAACTGCAAAATGCTGGAGAAGACAGAATGCTGAAAGAACCTGAtaccgcgagctgcgccgtcgAGGCACGGCCTGCTTCATGTGCTACCGCacccagcgaggcggagacagaaggGGGAGCAGGCTCCCCTGAGCCGTCCTGCACTTCCCCTGACCTTGCTGCAGATCGTCTTGAACCAGAACCCCACGCAACTGAGGCCATTTAA
- a CDS encoding iron only hydrogenase large subunit, c-terminal domain-containing protein (encoded by transcript BESB_046140) translates to MHNCDNDKILAAAVRACDAVGIVPCIVDFTGHFFAPVVAALKLAELDDYLSPSQNCVVPLIVDSSNQRVPPGRPARVSGVKNDGSYRGGKRTATPSGGQNDAERVVLPLKSSQNANSYQRADLIRTERTGSAGTAGTATRNNVAGGLHARGGEGPSTGHVSHEQGNGGETNISGLSDSPKAIARVSLYDCLACSGCVTSAEAVLLDQHSVDQFLSSVRESTMKPVTVVSISFQSVTALAHEFRCAPNVMLRKLSTLFRLAGATYVLHTEVSDALAVLEAEREFVRRYREAQLQQAGSRTHECGSGDVSRRGHHGMVSSSLASGRLVDAASPASVSGGGFLPVLTSFCPGLMCYAEKSLDPSLLPYFSRVRSSQQLQGVLVKGLLRESHNMRLFFLSWRVSIPLSNWFLPLAVKQVLAQHCPFTAVANESEKRSPVDKIPTAEGDRPTATDASYCGNPEGFLPSVSATRQIWGEQASAEDIYHVSVMPCFDKKLEAARPEFRTSNTTGTSGVEMASEGRELPPSSLAQRSESPERDGSSHSGDTPDVDLVLATTEVLTLMERLGVTFDELGESPVDDFSSLLWQNNLFSWVPAVKSANGVGDSSLAETGASKDSPLHAGSDFTRSRTRALGDKQSRGCASVGSPPIEDDRGQLLRPSEYLSGSGGYTDRVFRRAAWELFGINVEGPLQFKEGRNEDYKEVALVVDGQEKLRFAIAYGFRNIQNVVQRLKREVREETSLHTTRDRLRSTARDPANRGESDPPHAEMQLDDSAEDVVPVSRGRGQRGQTPFPHFIELAACPGGCLNGAGQALAHEGIQRATCKTLSDGKSIVSTKKHRAATDGSAPLLNTGEPGVEHAANPRESGIREDNTRQQETRRDADTLSRKPAWERQEPLTGMADLLQSSFVFQDPLRWPEVELAYKFLQGRPSGPSKRSDREATRMQKVQARLSRQGRGRKVKEPAHDWWQEVMKEETAWEKLYTDFKSILPVLTRGSGTTRASLKW, encoded by the exons ATGCACAATTGCGACAACGACAAAATACTTGCAGCTGCGGTACGCGCTTGCGATGCGGTCGGAATTGTCCCGTGCATCGTCGATTTTACAGGACATTTTTTCGCACCTGTGGT TGCAGCTCTGAAGCTTGCGGAGCTGGACGACTATTTGTCGCCTTCACAGAATTGTGTTGTTCCGCTTATAGTTGATTCGTCTAACCAGCGGGTGCCGCCTGGCAGGCCCGCTCGTGTTAGCGGCGTCAAAAACGATGGATCATATAGAGGGGGGAAGAGAACTGCGACGCCTTCGGGCGGCCAaaacgacgcggagagggtCGTTTTGCCGCTGAAGAGCTCGCAAAACGCTAATTCCTACCAGCGAGCAGATTTGATCCGCACTGAGAGAACAGGGAGCGCAGGTACTGCAGGGACAGCTACGAGAAACAACGTTGCCGggggcctgcatgcgcgaggtGGAGAAGGACCGTCGACAGGGCACGTGTCGCATGAACAGGGAAATGGAGGGGAAACGAATATATCAGGACTGTCTGATTCTCCCAAAGCGATAGCCAGGGTTTCACTGTACGATTGCCTGGCTTGCAGTGGATGTGTTACGTCGGCAGAAGCTGTCTTGTTGGATCAGCATTCAGTAGACCAGTTTCTATCATCCGTTCGGGAATCAACGATGAAACCAGTAACCGTGGTGTCGATTTCGTTCCAGTCTGTGACGGCTCTCGCGCATGAATTCCGTTGTGCTCCCAATGTGATGCTCCGGAAACTCTCAACTCTCTTTCGACTAGCCGGCGCAACGTACGTCTTACACACCGAAGTCAGCGATGCTCTCGCTGTACTCGAGGCCGAGCGAGAGTTTGTAAGACGTTACAGAGAGGCACAGCTTCAACAAGCAGGGAGCAGAACTCATGAATGTGGTTCGGGGGATGTCAGCCGTCGCGGGCATCATGGTATGGTGTCTTCATCCCTTGCCTCCGGCCGTCTGGTGGACGCGGCGAGCCCCGCTTCCGTCTCCGGTGGCGGTTTCCTGCCCGTCCTCACCTCTTTTTGTCCAGGGCTTATGTGTTATGCGGAGAAAAGCCTCGATCCCTCCTTGTTACCTTATTTTAGCCGCGTTCGAAgcagccagcagctgcaggggGTTCTGGTGAAGGGCCTCCTACGCGAATCGCATAACATGCGCCTGTTCTTCCTCAGTTGGCGGGTTTCCATCCCATTGTCGAATTGGTTTCTGCCGCTGGCAGTGAAACAGGTTTTGGCACAGCACTGCCCCTTCACTGCAGTGGCGAACGAATCGGAGAAGCGCTCACCAGTGGACAAGATTCCaaccgcagagggcgacagaCCCACGGCGACAGATGCCTCCTATTGTGGAAACCCAGAAGGTTTTTTACCATCAGTGAGCGCAACACGTCAAATCTGGGGCGAACAAGCTTCAGCTGAGGATATATATCACGTGTCTGTTATGCCATGTTTTGACAAAAAGCTTGAAGCTGCCAGACCGGAATTTCGGACATCTAATACCACAGGAACAAGTGGCGTGGAAATGGCGTCTGAAGGACGTGAATTGCCGCCGTCGTCCCTCGCACAACGGAGTGAGTCCCCGGAGCGTGATGGTAGTTCCCACAGTGGCGATACTCCTGATGTGGACCTTGTGCTGGCTACAACCGAGGTCCTGACACTAATGGAGCGGCTAGGCGTTACTTTTGACGAGCTCGGCGAGTCTCCTGTAGATGATTTCTCAAGCCTACTCTGGCAAAACAACCTCTTCTCATGGGTTCCTGCAGTGAAATCTGCAAATGGCGTAGGTGACTCGTCTCTCGCTGAGACTGGTGCATCCAAAGATTCTCCTCTCCATGCTGGATCTGATTTTACCAGATCGCGTACGCGTGCTCTTGGCGACAAACAATCCAGGGGTTGTGCAAGTGTTGGGTCACCACCAATTGAGGATGATCGAGGGCAACTGCTTCGCCCTTCTGAATATCTGTCAGGGAGTGGAGGATATACAGACCGTGTGTTCCGTCGCGCTGCGTGGGAGTTGTTCGGTATCAATGTTGAGGGCCCTCTCCAGTTTAAGGAAGGACGAAACGAGGACTACAAAGAAGTGGCCCTGGTGGTCGATGGTCAAGAAAAATTGCGCTTCGCCATCGCTTACGGCTTCAGAAACATTCAAAATGTCGTCCAGCGGCTCAAACGTGAAGTCCGGGAAGAGACATCGCTGCATACCACTCGCGACCGTCTCAGATCTACTGCACGTGACCCTGCGAACCGCGGAGAAAGTGACCCTCCACACGCAGAAATGCAGTTGGACGACAGTGCAGAAGACGTGGTTCCTGTGTCTCGCGGAAGGGGCCAACGCGGGCAAACACCTTTTCCACATTTTATTGAGCTGGCAGCATGCCCCGGCGGCTGTTTAAATGGGGCGGGGCAGGCGTTGGCGCACGAGGGTATCCAGCGAGCGACGTGTAAGACCTTGTCTGACGGCAAATCGATAGTGTCAACGAAAAAACATCGGGCAGCAACTGATGGGAGCGCGCCTCTCTTAAACACAGGCGAACCAGGGGTCGAGCATGCGGCGAACCCACGTGAAAGTGGGATCAGAGAGGACAATACCAGGCAGCAAGAGACAAGGAGGGACGCAGACACCTTGTCGCGCAAGCCGGCATGGGAGCGACAGGAGCCACTCACAGGTATGGCCGATCTTCTTCAGTCATCCTTTGTTTTTCAAGATCCGCTGCGCTGGCCGGAAGTGGAGCTGGCTTACAAATTTCTTCAGGGACGTCCGTCTGGTCCTTCAAAGAGGTCAGACAGGGAGGCCACAAGGATGCAGAAAGTTCAGGCGAGGCTTTCACGGCAGGGACGCGGGCGGAAAGTCAAGGAACCTGCGCATGACTGGTGGCAGGAGGTTATGAAAGAAGAAACGGCGTGGGAGAAACTGTACACCGATTTCAAGAGCATCCTTCCTGTACTCACCCGCGGCTCTGGAACCACCCGGGCGTCACTGAAGTGGTAG
- a CDS encoding hypothetical protein (encoded by transcript BESB_046150) produces MIGVMKLPGILAALFLLCGALVRAHRVSPAQQDDVTVLESPLFNPLSSIAYHVLKVAEGLPRAQRQAFNDESLTKLLQTFEVRTNRLKPLVENVFLLMSKKERTKSDLEMFQSGIEAIESIFSQLHRSGKEIESLEDKTSSHRLCESILLHVQQGLPEARALRTANLNSSEALPSVVQDFVAAEYLPNAERVYSLNQKLQNAHSDDGIPKSSADELLGDWQRAHAGIQRSGRKILALIAKVKNSIPRVPSPDDFETLAAAIHFMQKDVADDVKTHNWETLRRRLDAAQKRALTLLHNTRPPTTKPHKIEGLDLPMVTDVIAVGLCNDKTRVFRVLA; encoded by the exons ATGATTGGTGTCATGAAACTACCGGGAATTCTTGCCGCCCTCTTTTTGCTCTGCGGGGCGCTGGTCCGTGCGCATCGTGTTTCGCCCGCCCAACAAGACGATGTGACTGTTCTCGAGTCGCCACTGTTCAATCCGCTCTCGAGTATAGCTTATCACGTCCTGAAAGTTGCTGAAGGCCTCCCGAGGGCTCAGAGACAAGCGTTCAACGATGAGTCGCTCACCAAGCTATTACAGACTTTTGAAGTCCGAACAAACAGACTGAAACCCCTGGTGGAAAAC GTTTTTCTGCTAATGTCGAAGAAGGAGCGGACAAAAAGCGACTTGGAGATGTTCCAGAGCGGCATTGAGGCAATAGAGAGCATTTTTTCTCAG CTTCACCGCAGCGGAAAAGAGATCGAATCCCTAGAGGACAAAACCTCCTCCCACCGTCTCTGTGAATCGATTCTACTCCATGTACAACAGGGACTGCCAGAGGCTAGGG CACTGAGGACGGCCAATTTAAATTCGTCAGAAGCGCTCCCATCCGTCGTCCAAGACTTCGTTGCCGCGGAATATCTGCCGAATGCAGAAAGAGTGTACAGCTTGAACCAGAAGCTGCAAAACGCTCACAGTGACGATGGAATTCCGAAGTCTTCCGCGGACGAACTGTTGGGGGACTGGCAAAGAGCCCATGCAGGCATTCAACGTTCTGGAAGGAAGATCCTTGCACTAATCGCTAAGGTCAAAAACTCAATACCTCGAGTGCCCTCCCCCGATGACTTCGAAACTCTGGCGGCCGCCATTCACTTTATGCAAAAG GATGTAGCCGACGACGTCAAG ACGCACAACTGGGAGACACTGCGGAGACGGCTTGATGCTGCACAAAAAAGGGCTCTTACGCTGCTGCACAACACTCGGCCTCCAACAACAAAACCCCACAAAATCGAAGGCCTCGACTTACCAATGGTGACTGATGTCATTGCTGTAGGACTCTGCAATGATAAAACGCGTGTTTTTAGGGTATTAGCCTAG